Proteins encoded together in one Lathyrus oleraceus cultivar Zhongwan6 chromosome 5, CAAS_Psat_ZW6_1.0, whole genome shotgun sequence window:
- the LOC127086127 gene encoding protein trichome birefringence-like 41: MYTHAAAVLYKCCDHSKQISHSLFPPYNFFYLCSLLNRDSKMGAKRHPIILLFFLTVTVVMITGKAKGEYGSPEQCDLFTGTWVVDESYPLYKPATCPFIEREFRCVANGRPDLIYTHYRWKPLSCNLLRFDGEDFLERMRGKSIMFVGDSLSRNQWQSMTCLLHSAVPNSNYTVARVGDVSIFTFTEYEVKVMLDRNVYLVDVVREDIGRVLKLDSIEGSKLWNGIDMLIFNTWHWWYRRGPTQPWDYIEVGGEVMKDMDRMKAFEKALITWAAWVDANIDPTKVKVFFQGISPSHYNGTLWNEPTAKSCIREKTPVAGSTYPGGLPPAVGVLKSVLSTIKKPVTLLDITTLSLLRKDGHPSIYGLFGLKGMDCSHWCLSGVPDTWNEILYNLI; this comes from the exons ATGTATACACATGCAGCCGCGGTCTTATATAAATGCTGTGACCATAGCAAACAAATCTCTCATTCTCTTTTCCCTCCTTATAACTTCTTCTATCTCTGTTCTTTGTTAAACAGAGATTCAAAAATGGGTGCTAAACGACACCCTATTATTCTCCTGTTTTTCCTCACAGTTACGGTGGTGATGATAACAGGGAAAGCAAAGGGTGAGTATGGTTCACCGGAACAGTGTGACCTGTTCACCGGAACATGGGTGGTGGATGAGTCCTATCCGTTATATAAACCAGCCACGTGTCCGTTTATAGAACGCGAGTTCAGGTGTGTAGCAAATGGACGGCCTGATCTGATTTACACCCATTACAGATGGAAACCACTGTCCTGCAATTTACTCAG ATTCGACGGAGAAGATTTTCTGGAGAGAATGAGGGGGAAGAGCATCATGTTTGTGGGAGATTCTTTAAGCAGAAATCAATGGCAATCTATGACTTGTTTGCTTCATTCTGCAGTGCCTAATTCTAATTACACTGTCGCCAGAGTTGGAGATGTTTCTATATTTACATTTACG GAGTATGAAGTGAAAGTGATGCTAGATAGGAACGTGTATTTAGTTGATGTTGTCCGAGAGGATATAGGCAGAGTCTTAAAGCTAGACTCCATAGAAGGAAGCAAGCTATGGAATGGGATTGACATGCTTATCTTCAACACATGGCATTGGTGGTACCGTAGAGGACCCACTCAACC ATGGGATTATATTGAAGTTGGAGGTGAAGTTATGAAAGATATGGATAGAATGAAGGCTTTTGAAAAAGCACTCATTACATGGGCAGCATGGGTAGATGCCAACATTGACCCTACAAAAGTAAAAGTCTTCTTTCAAGGAATTTCCCCTTCTCATTACAA TGGCACCCTATGGAATGAGCCAACTGCAAAGAGCTGTATCCGAGAGAAGACGCCGGTGGCCGGATCGACATATCCGGGCGGATTGCCGCCGGCTGTGGGTGTTTTGAAGAGTGTACTAAGCACAATTAAGAAACCGGTGACATTGCTAGACATCACAACCCTTTCATTGCTGAGAAAAGATGGTCATCCTTCTATTTATGGACTTTTTGGTTTAAAAGGAATGGATTGTAGTCATTGGTGTCTCTCTGGTGTTCCAGATACTTGGAATGAGATACTCTACAACCTTATTTAA